The genomic segment GGGAGAAAAACAGTGGTCCCAGATAAAGTCGACATGTCATTAGGTAAGGTGGACGCTGACACAAACGTTACCAAAATAGACTaccagctaatgttagcctctTGCTAGCTCGTATGCTAACTTGCTAAATAGAGCTCAGTGCAGTCGCCCTTGTTTATCATTGCTCGTGTGTTAAATTTAACAGATGACATCATTCGGTTGAACaagaaagagcagcagcagcagtttaaaAGAAGACAGACAACTGTTACTCGACGACCAGTGAAGAAGAAAGGCCGTTTAATTCAAGGAAAGGGAGTTTCGTTTGGGACTGGTGGACCCGTCCAGAGAGGTGTGTCTCCACGTCTACTTGCTTAAAATGTGACTTTCCCTCTGTTCCAAACAAGTCTGTGCGCTGCTAACACCGCTGTCATTATCGTTATAAGGAGGTGGAGCAGTACCTAAATTAAGAAACAGGAGGGTCCCTCCCCTGTTGCCGGGGCGACGACGAGGTCAGGGGGTCATCACAGGACTGGCAGCCAGAAGGCCGACTGCACTGCTCAAACGAGTCGGCACACTGAACAGATCAGCAGTGAACCAGGTAATGTAGGACATGCTGGAGTTGACTTTATGTGGACTGACAGTGGCATGAAACTTGGAAGTTACAATGCACTGACGTGTATGAGGGATTATACTTGTAATGAATAAAAAGAGAGCATTTGCCCTGAATGACAGCCTTGTTGCTTTATTTCCCACCTGGAGTCTTTTAGGTGTCTGCATAAGATACATTATTTCGAGATCATGATATAGAACATGCATCCGTCTTAATTCTGCTGTTAGTGTAACCTGtgtcatcttaaaaaaaacacgctGGTTAAGTGTTGCACCTTCCTAAAGAAAATCTTGTACTAGTTAGTGGAAAGCGTTCTATTTATAATACAGAAGAAGTTACATTGTGTGCTTCTGGTATCACACTTCAGACCTTGGGCATCATTTCTTTTTAGTATGTTGACCCACGCCTGGCTAATTTGCCTATCCTACAAACaagcacaccaacacaccatACTCTTCCTGCTTCAGTGACCCGACCCTCATCACTCCCCCGCGGCTCAGTGTTCTCCACATCCTGTCACCTGGCAACAGCACCAGCTGCTTTTTTGCTAAGTCATTACCTCTTCGGTTAACTGCCTTCGACAATCTTAGAAACTTTTCCATGTTGTTATTGAGGTTAGAGGGGCTTGAGAAGAATATGCAGCAAACTTTATCCCACCACAGCAtcttttaatataaaatatgattttGTGCATACAGAACTTCAAGTTTAGCATTTTACAGACAAGATCCAAGCTAACTGTGTTGAATAGTTTGTGTTTCTCACTGATTTACTCGTCTCCTTTAAGAGGTTAATGATGAAGCAATTGTTCAGAAAGTAATTCGctgatttaatttgaataaaatatagacCACGTATTACTTAAATTATACACATGGATTAACCAATGCTGTGAAATCTATCTATCTGTTAATGTACACTACCTAACCTTTCGATAATGGAGTATCTTTCCTCCACTacgcttcctttttttttttagaaaacaagacagaaaacaaagcccTTCATTCAACGTCCTGAAGCACAGTACAGGAAGCCAGAGGTACAGAGGAGGCCGTACAGGCAACCCGATCAACAGAGAGGCCAGAATACAACATCTGTCAGGAGACCATTTCGGCTACAGCGACGGTGAGAGTAAATCCCAACAGCTAGTATGATGCACTTGAGCAAGTGTAAAATTAGGATCATTCTTGGGAGTATTGCAGAAACCTAACGTCTGGATTTTTTATATTTCCCTAAACACAAAGTGCATTATGATGCGTTATGTAAAGAGTTTGATTTCAAGAAGGTGGACTAAGGATGTTGGACACATGGAAATTTGCTTCTTGATCTGGTAAACTGTGTTGTGTTCATGGTTACACTCACCATGCTGTATTTAAGTTCTTTT from the Labrus bergylta chromosome 4, fLabBer1.1, whole genome shotgun sequence genome contains:
- the LOC109996720 gene encoding UAP56-interacting factor — its product is MNRGEVTAGRGRKTVVPDKVDMSLDDIIRLNKKEQQQQFKRRQTTVTRRPVKKKGRLIQGKGVSFGTGGPVQRGGGAVPKLRNRRVPPLLPGRRRGQGVITGLAARRPTALLKRVGTLNRSAVNQKTRQKTKPFIQRPEAQYRKPEVQRRPYRQPDQQRGQNTTSVRRPFRLQRRPLPPVQQTQREARQATFLFRRGLKVQAQVQKPNPRSPPARTRQWRTSTTNSGILTVSIDNPTALTQPEPPSAWTLHPPVPSSTPVKVETEEKKIPKGVPLQFDINSVGKPQTSLTLNERFRILKDQRTATAHSNKGSRFVTVG